A section of the Paralichthys olivaceus isolate ysfri-2021 chromosome 16, ASM2471397v2, whole genome shotgun sequence genome encodes:
- the glmna gene encoding glomulin, FKBP associated protein a isoform X1, whose product MALEQLSDVVQRCQALPDDGYTTEDHNVFTIAGRTCIEEGNSAQVLSIVLDEQNQEIVRCMGWNLLPPLIQVLLKKDDGNRPQCLAIFNHLLETCRPKELLIGLLELLEQDDPDTIAKSLHLLLNPLQKVLLCLGDRKASSLGMTLSSVLDQVAKLPIPHTKEQEEDDVFSLCRCCTDLTAFVRPFVLEVRQKLMNDELSESTNKMTIGQDTNKEDELRTELLKFCMKTLSYPLMEAQLKDPDTLPVSPLRSFASDIMNTLSAIGEPLTSLVYQPLLKRKQVLGFLEEEVRYPKESLASLNHLVFVHHLAADTFPCVFSPVFSLRCNMEHICLLLSRTEETRIQKGLELYEKSLVRVEDRSLSADLLDIKTFLTVPQNLVNVMTICSRHDLRTKGLKVFQLSIDKFDTEAKYKFFQYMLKTSKHSGVEGYIIKNIKTQIDFALQPGNSNPWFQGTHLLPLLRKVLILPDGPETDLLQYLDRIMESLNLLRYLVIRDKVTENQTGIWTELYKIEDTLMKPLRVGVNMSRAHYERELHTMDTKKSRAKEESKFSVSVGDEKLPKVTSESQIQALHSALHTFDMIESVLVRIEELTDPRENL is encoded by the exons CAGGCACTCCCTGATGATGGCTACACCACTGAGGATCATAACGTCTTCACGATTGCTGGGCGAACCTGCATCGAGGAGGGAAACAGTGCACAGGTCCTCAGTATTGTCCTGGACGAACAGAATCAG GAGATAGTGAGATGTATGGGCTGGAATCTGCTGCCTCCCCTGATTCAAGTTTTGCTTAAGAAAGACGACGGGAACCGTCCTCAATGCCTCGCCATTTTCAACCACCTGCTGGAG ACGTGCAGACCCAAGGAGCTACTGATTGGTCTAttggagctgctggagcaggACGATCCTGACACCATTGCAAAAAGTCTCCATCTGCTGTTGAACCCTCTACAGAAAG TGCTGCTGTGCCTGGGCGACCGTAAGGCCTCGTCCCTGGGCATGACCCTGTCCTCTGTGCTGGACCAGGTGGCCAAACTGCCTATACCTCACAccaaggagcaggaggaggatgacgtCTTCTCGCTTTGTCGCTGCTGCACCGACCTGACAGCCTTTGTCAGACCCTTTGTCCTCGAGGTCAGACAAAAGCTGATGAACGATGAGCTGAGCGAGAGCACGAACAAGATGACGATTGGACAAGACACCAATAAAGAAGACGAACTGCGGACAGAACTACTGAAGTT CTGCATGAAGACTCTGAGTTACCCTTTGATGGAGGCACAACTCAAGGATCCTGACACTCTGCCTGTGTCTCCTCTCAGGAGTTTTGCCTCAGATATTATG aataCCCTCAGTGCTATTGGAGAGCCCCTAACCAGCCTCGTGTACCAGCCTCTGCTGAAGAGAAAACAGGTTCTGGGttttctggaggaggaggtgcgtTATCCTAAAGAGTCTTTGGCGAGCCTAAACCACCTGGTGTTCGTACATCACCTGGCTGCAGATACGTTCCCCTGTGTTTTCAG TCCCGTGTTCTCTCTCCGGTGCAACATGGAGCACATCTGCCTCCTCTTGTCCAG aaCCGAGGAGACCAGGATTCAGAAAGGACTG GAGCTGTATGAGAAGAGTCTGGTGCGGGTAGAGGACAGAAGCCTGTCTGCTGATCTGCTGGACATCAAAACCTTCCTCACAGTCCCTCAG AACTTGGTGAATGTTATGACAATATGTTCAAGGCACGATTTG AGAACCAAAGGTCTTAAGGTGTTCCAGCTGAGCATTGATAAATTTGACACTGAAGCCAAGTATAAGTTTTTCCA GTACATGCTGAAGACCAGTAAACACTCAGGAGTCGAAGGCTACATCATCAAAAACATCAAGACTCAGATAGACTTTGCCCTGCAG cCAGGTAACAGTAACCCCTGGTTTCAGGGGACTCacctgctccctctgctgcGAAAGGTCCTCATTCTCCCAGACGGACCAGAGACCGACCTCCTGCAGTACCTGGACAG aaTCATGGAGTCTCTGAACCTGCTGCGTTACCTGGTCATCAGAGATAAAGTGACTGAGAACCAG ACGGGGATCTGGACCGAACTGTATAAAATCGAGGACACGCTCATGAAGCCTCTGCGTGTTGGTGTGAACATGTCGAGAGCTCACTATGAGAGGGAGCTGCACACCATGGACACCAAGAAGAGCCGGGCCAAAG aGGAGTCGAAGTTCTCTGTGAGTGTTGGTGACGAGAAGCTGCCAAAAGTGACGTCAGAGTCACAGATTCAG GCTCTGCACTCGGCCCTGCACACGTTTGACATGATCGAGAGCGTGTTGGTGCGGATAGAGGAACTCACTGATCCGAGAGAAAATCTGTAG
- the glmna gene encoding glomulin, FKBP associated protein a isoform X2 — protein MALEQLSDVVQRCALPDDGYTTEDHNVFTIAGRTCIEEGNSAQVLSIVLDEQNQEIVRCMGWNLLPPLIQVLLKKDDGNRPQCLAIFNHLLETCRPKELLIGLLELLEQDDPDTIAKSLHLLLNPLQKVLLCLGDRKASSLGMTLSSVLDQVAKLPIPHTKEQEEDDVFSLCRCCTDLTAFVRPFVLEVRQKLMNDELSESTNKMTIGQDTNKEDELRTELLKFCMKTLSYPLMEAQLKDPDTLPVSPLRSFASDIMNTLSAIGEPLTSLVYQPLLKRKQVLGFLEEEVRYPKESLASLNHLVFVHHLAADTFPCVFSPVFSLRCNMEHICLLLSRTEETRIQKGLELYEKSLVRVEDRSLSADLLDIKTFLTVPQNLVNVMTICSRHDLRTKGLKVFQLSIDKFDTEAKYKFFQYMLKTSKHSGVEGYIIKNIKTQIDFALQPGNSNPWFQGTHLLPLLRKVLILPDGPETDLLQYLDRIMESLNLLRYLVIRDKVTENQTGIWTELYKIEDTLMKPLRVGVNMSRAHYERELHTMDTKKSRAKEESKFSVSVGDEKLPKVTSESQIQALHSALHTFDMIESVLVRIEELTDPRENL, from the exons GCACTCCCTGATGATGGCTACACCACTGAGGATCATAACGTCTTCACGATTGCTGGGCGAACCTGCATCGAGGAGGGAAACAGTGCACAGGTCCTCAGTATTGTCCTGGACGAACAGAATCAG GAGATAGTGAGATGTATGGGCTGGAATCTGCTGCCTCCCCTGATTCAAGTTTTGCTTAAGAAAGACGACGGGAACCGTCCTCAATGCCTCGCCATTTTCAACCACCTGCTGGAG ACGTGCAGACCCAAGGAGCTACTGATTGGTCTAttggagctgctggagcaggACGATCCTGACACCATTGCAAAAAGTCTCCATCTGCTGTTGAACCCTCTACAGAAAG TGCTGCTGTGCCTGGGCGACCGTAAGGCCTCGTCCCTGGGCATGACCCTGTCCTCTGTGCTGGACCAGGTGGCCAAACTGCCTATACCTCACAccaaggagcaggaggaggatgacgtCTTCTCGCTTTGTCGCTGCTGCACCGACCTGACAGCCTTTGTCAGACCCTTTGTCCTCGAGGTCAGACAAAAGCTGATGAACGATGAGCTGAGCGAGAGCACGAACAAGATGACGATTGGACAAGACACCAATAAAGAAGACGAACTGCGGACAGAACTACTGAAGTT CTGCATGAAGACTCTGAGTTACCCTTTGATGGAGGCACAACTCAAGGATCCTGACACTCTGCCTGTGTCTCCTCTCAGGAGTTTTGCCTCAGATATTATG aataCCCTCAGTGCTATTGGAGAGCCCCTAACCAGCCTCGTGTACCAGCCTCTGCTGAAGAGAAAACAGGTTCTGGGttttctggaggaggaggtgcgtTATCCTAAAGAGTCTTTGGCGAGCCTAAACCACCTGGTGTTCGTACATCACCTGGCTGCAGATACGTTCCCCTGTGTTTTCAG TCCCGTGTTCTCTCTCCGGTGCAACATGGAGCACATCTGCCTCCTCTTGTCCAG aaCCGAGGAGACCAGGATTCAGAAAGGACTG GAGCTGTATGAGAAGAGTCTGGTGCGGGTAGAGGACAGAAGCCTGTCTGCTGATCTGCTGGACATCAAAACCTTCCTCACAGTCCCTCAG AACTTGGTGAATGTTATGACAATATGTTCAAGGCACGATTTG AGAACCAAAGGTCTTAAGGTGTTCCAGCTGAGCATTGATAAATTTGACACTGAAGCCAAGTATAAGTTTTTCCA GTACATGCTGAAGACCAGTAAACACTCAGGAGTCGAAGGCTACATCATCAAAAACATCAAGACTCAGATAGACTTTGCCCTGCAG cCAGGTAACAGTAACCCCTGGTTTCAGGGGACTCacctgctccctctgctgcGAAAGGTCCTCATTCTCCCAGACGGACCAGAGACCGACCTCCTGCAGTACCTGGACAG aaTCATGGAGTCTCTGAACCTGCTGCGTTACCTGGTCATCAGAGATAAAGTGACTGAGAACCAG ACGGGGATCTGGACCGAACTGTATAAAATCGAGGACACGCTCATGAAGCCTCTGCGTGTTGGTGTGAACATGTCGAGAGCTCACTATGAGAGGGAGCTGCACACCATGGACACCAAGAAGAGCCGGGCCAAAG aGGAGTCGAAGTTCTCTGTGAGTGTTGGTGACGAGAAGCTGCCAAAAGTGACGTCAGAGTCACAGATTCAG GCTCTGCACTCGGCCCTGCACACGTTTGACATGATCGAGAGCGTGTTGGTGCGGATAGAGGAACTCACTGATCCGAGAGAAAATCTGTAG
- the cdc7 gene encoding cell division cycle 7-related protein kinase isoform X2, translating to MELSPVCTEGISTDGCIIKSDRAPRKSKVPRDVEVDIEFLHKAVPQLAKVFRIVDKIGEGTFSSVYLGEAQMRDGSRERFALKHLIPTSHPTRIAAELQCLTVAGGRENVMGATYCFRKEDHVVIVMPYMEHQAIVDIISSLTFEEVRLYIYHLLKSLKHIHQFGIIHRDIKPNNFLYNRNSKMYALVDFGLAQGTADTQIELLKVVRQRPTQKGGGSTGKQDTTHRSKAQPRLLHPKTTASTTASTSLPVPSRQSTDLTRLSKVPRPVFGEKNLNSCLPASSTTKQAAIMTELVKPIKTEDPASRRYSSASRGPVAVRSQSQKPQRILQQGLTCNCYMTDRVCNVCLSRKQQVAPRAGTPGFRAPEVLTKCPNQGTAIDVWSAGVILLSLLSGRYPFFKASDDLIALTQIMTIRGSRETIQAAKSFGKALVCCRELPRQDLRTLCETLRGRRPSPDDEVTPLHGASKDSAQHPKIPDDTPTHRPTDGISKQHEGGVGQTLSNHPENSSSKDASTRLDKQTSEVESSERGWDRVPDEAYNLLDRLLDLNPATRITAAQALQHSLFKDL from the exons ATGGAGCTGTCTCCTGTGTGCACTGAAGGCATCAGCACAGACGGATGTATCATCAAATCTGACAGAGCCCCGAGAAAAAGCAAGGTCCCAA GAGATGTAGAGGTGGACATTGAGTTCCTCCATAAAGCCGTTCCTCAGCTGGCCAAGGTTTTCCGCATCGTAGACAAAATTGGAGAAG GTACCTTCAGCTCTGTGTACCTGGGTGAGGCTCAGATGCGTGACGGAAGTAGAGAGAGGTTTGCTCTGAAGCACCTCATTCCAACCAGCCATCCTACACGCATTGCTGCTGAGCTTCAGTGTCTCACTGTTGCTGG agGCAGAGAGAATGTGATGGGGGCGACTTACTGCTTCAGGAAGGAGGACCATGTTGTGATTGTCATGCCGTATATGGAGCATCAAGCTATTGTG GACATCATCAGCTCACTGACCTTCGAAGAGGTTCGTCTGTACATCTATCACCTTTTGAAATCCCTGAAACACATCCACCAGTTTGGAATCATTCACCGAGACATCAAACCAAATAACTTCCTCTACAACAGGAACAGCAAAAT gTATGCTCTGGTGGACTTTGGCTTGGCTCAGGGAACAGCGGACACACAGATTGAGCTGTTGAAGGTGGTGAGGCAGAGGCCAACACAAAAAGGTGGAGGGTCCACGGGGAAACAAGACACCACACATCGGAGCAAAGCACAACCCAGACTCCTTCATCCCAAAACCACAGCAAGCACCACAGCCTCAACCTCACTACCTGTGCCCTCCAGGCAGTCCACG gATTTGACAAGACTGAGCAAAGTGCCACGGCCGGTTTTTGGAGAGAAGAACCTCAACAGCTGCCTTCCAGCTTCCTCCACCACCAAACAGGCTGCCATTATGACAGAG cTGGTAAAACCCATCAAAACAGAGGACCCTGCCAGCAGGAGGTACTCCTCAGCCAGCCGTGGGCCTGTGGCTGTCAGGAGCCAGAGTCAGAAACCTCAGAGGATTCTACAGCAGGGCCTCACCTGTAACTGCTACATGACGGACCGCGTCTGCAACGTCTGCTTGTCCAG GAAGCAGCAGGTGGCACCCAGGGCTGGAACTCCAGGCTTCAGAGCACCAGAAGTCCTCACAAAGTGTCCCAACCAAGGGACAG CCATAGACGTGTGGTCAGCTGGTGTGATTCTGCTCTCGCTGCTCAGTGGTCGTTACCCGTTCTTCAAAGCCAGCGATGACCTGATTGCTCTCACTCAGATTATGACCATTCGAGGCTCCAGGGAGACCATACAGGCTGCCAAGTCGTTTG GTAAGGCGCTGGTGTGCTGTCGGGAGCTACCAAGGCAGGATCTCAGAACTTTGTGTGAGACACTGAGAGGACGAAGACCATCACCTGATGATGAAGTCACACCCCTCCATGGAGCAAGTAAAGACTCCGCTCAACATCCAAAGATCCCAGATGATACACCTACACATCGTCCCACTGATGGAATATCGAAGCAGCATGAAGGTGGAGTAGGTCAAACTCTCTCAAACCATCCTGAGAACTCAAGCAGCAAAGACGCTTCCACCCGCCTTGATAAACAGACCTCAGAGGTGGAGAGCAGTGAGCGGGGCTGGGACAGAGTCCCTGATGAAGCCTACAACTTGCTTGACCGGCTGCTGGACCTGAACCCCGCCACCAGGATCACAGCTGCTCAGGCACTGCAGCACTCGCTGTTCAAAGACCTGTGA
- the cdc7 gene encoding cell division cycle 7-related protein kinase isoform X3: MELSPVCTEGISTDGCIIKSDRAPRKSKVPRDVEVDIEFLHKAVPQLAKVFRIVDKIGEGTFSSVYLGEAQMRDGSRERFALKHLIPTSHPTRIAAELQCLTVAGGRENVMGATYCFRKEDHVVIVMPYMEHQAIVDIISSLTFEEVRLYIYHLLKSLKHIHQFGIIHRDIKPNNFLYNRNSKMYALVDFGLAQGTADTQIELLKDLTRLSKVPRPVFGEKNLNSCLPASSTTKQAAIMTELVKPIKTEDPASRRYSSASRGPVAVRSQSQKPQRILQQGLTCNCYMTDRVCNVCLSRKQQVAPRAGTPGFRAPEVLTKCPNQGTAIDVWSAGVILLSLLSGRYPFFKASDDLIALTQIMTIRGSRETIQAAKSFGKALVCCRELPRQDLRTLCETLRGRRPSPDDEVTPLHGASKDSAQHPKIPDDTPTHRPTDGISKQHEGGVGQTLSNHPENSSSKDASTRLDKQTSEVESSERGWDRVPDEAYNLLDRLLDLNPATRITAAQALQHSLFKDL, encoded by the exons ATGGAGCTGTCTCCTGTGTGCACTGAAGGCATCAGCACAGACGGATGTATCATCAAATCTGACAGAGCCCCGAGAAAAAGCAAGGTCCCAA GAGATGTAGAGGTGGACATTGAGTTCCTCCATAAAGCCGTTCCTCAGCTGGCCAAGGTTTTCCGCATCGTAGACAAAATTGGAGAAG GTACCTTCAGCTCTGTGTACCTGGGTGAGGCTCAGATGCGTGACGGAAGTAGAGAGAGGTTTGCTCTGAAGCACCTCATTCCAACCAGCCATCCTACACGCATTGCTGCTGAGCTTCAGTGTCTCACTGTTGCTGG agGCAGAGAGAATGTGATGGGGGCGACTTACTGCTTCAGGAAGGAGGACCATGTTGTGATTGTCATGCCGTATATGGAGCATCAAGCTATTGTG GACATCATCAGCTCACTGACCTTCGAAGAGGTTCGTCTGTACATCTATCACCTTTTGAAATCCCTGAAACACATCCACCAGTTTGGAATCATTCACCGAGACATCAAACCAAATAACTTCCTCTACAACAGGAACAGCAAAAT gTATGCTCTGGTGGACTTTGGCTTGGCTCAGGGAACAGCGGACACACAGATTGAGCTGTTGAAG gATTTGACAAGACTGAGCAAAGTGCCACGGCCGGTTTTTGGAGAGAAGAACCTCAACAGCTGCCTTCCAGCTTCCTCCACCACCAAACAGGCTGCCATTATGACAGAG cTGGTAAAACCCATCAAAACAGAGGACCCTGCCAGCAGGAGGTACTCCTCAGCCAGCCGTGGGCCTGTGGCTGTCAGGAGCCAGAGTCAGAAACCTCAGAGGATTCTACAGCAGGGCCTCACCTGTAACTGCTACATGACGGACCGCGTCTGCAACGTCTGCTTGTCCAG GAAGCAGCAGGTGGCACCCAGGGCTGGAACTCCAGGCTTCAGAGCACCAGAAGTCCTCACAAAGTGTCCCAACCAAGGGACAG CCATAGACGTGTGGTCAGCTGGTGTGATTCTGCTCTCGCTGCTCAGTGGTCGTTACCCGTTCTTCAAAGCCAGCGATGACCTGATTGCTCTCACTCAGATTATGACCATTCGAGGCTCCAGGGAGACCATACAGGCTGCCAAGTCGTTTG GTAAGGCGCTGGTGTGCTGTCGGGAGCTACCAAGGCAGGATCTCAGAACTTTGTGTGAGACACTGAGAGGACGAAGACCATCACCTGATGATGAAGTCACACCCCTCCATGGAGCAAGTAAAGACTCCGCTCAACATCCAAAGATCCCAGATGATACACCTACACATCGTCCCACTGATGGAATATCGAAGCAGCATGAAGGTGGAGTAGGTCAAACTCTCTCAAACCATCCTGAGAACTCAAGCAGCAAAGACGCTTCCACCCGCCTTGATAAACAGACCTCAGAGGTGGAGAGCAGTGAGCGGGGCTGGGACAGAGTCCCTGATGAAGCCTACAACTTGCTTGACCGGCTGCTGGACCTGAACCCCGCCACCAGGATCACAGCTGCTCAGGCACTGCAGCACTCGCTGTTCAAAGACCTGTGA
- the cdc7 gene encoding cell division cycle 7-related protein kinase isoform X1: MELSPVCTEGISTDGCIIKSDRAPRKSKVPRDVEVDIEFLHKAVPQLAKVFRIVDKIGEGTFSSVYLGEAQMRDGSRERFALKHLIPTSHPTRIAAELQCLTVAGGRENVMGATYCFRKEDHVVIVMPYMEHQAIVDIISSLTFEEVRLYIYHLLKSLKHIHQFGIIHRDIKPNNFLYNRNSKMYALVDFGLAQGTADTQIELLKVVRQRPTQKGGGSTGKQDTTHRSKAQPRLLHPKTTASTTASTSLPVPSRQSTARPPSSSSSSTTTTTPSSASRRALVKKARSVTTTVTTSTSRTKHTKDLTRLSKVPRPVFGEKNLNSCLPASSTTKQAAIMTELVKPIKTEDPASRRYSSASRGPVAVRSQSQKPQRILQQGLTCNCYMTDRVCNVCLSRKQQVAPRAGTPGFRAPEVLTKCPNQGTAIDVWSAGVILLSLLSGRYPFFKASDDLIALTQIMTIRGSRETIQAAKSFGKALVCCRELPRQDLRTLCETLRGRRPSPDDEVTPLHGASKDSAQHPKIPDDTPTHRPTDGISKQHEGGVGQTLSNHPENSSSKDASTRLDKQTSEVESSERGWDRVPDEAYNLLDRLLDLNPATRITAAQALQHSLFKDL; this comes from the exons ATGGAGCTGTCTCCTGTGTGCACTGAAGGCATCAGCACAGACGGATGTATCATCAAATCTGACAGAGCCCCGAGAAAAAGCAAGGTCCCAA GAGATGTAGAGGTGGACATTGAGTTCCTCCATAAAGCCGTTCCTCAGCTGGCCAAGGTTTTCCGCATCGTAGACAAAATTGGAGAAG GTACCTTCAGCTCTGTGTACCTGGGTGAGGCTCAGATGCGTGACGGAAGTAGAGAGAGGTTTGCTCTGAAGCACCTCATTCCAACCAGCCATCCTACACGCATTGCTGCTGAGCTTCAGTGTCTCACTGTTGCTGG agGCAGAGAGAATGTGATGGGGGCGACTTACTGCTTCAGGAAGGAGGACCATGTTGTGATTGTCATGCCGTATATGGAGCATCAAGCTATTGTG GACATCATCAGCTCACTGACCTTCGAAGAGGTTCGTCTGTACATCTATCACCTTTTGAAATCCCTGAAACACATCCACCAGTTTGGAATCATTCACCGAGACATCAAACCAAATAACTTCCTCTACAACAGGAACAGCAAAAT gTATGCTCTGGTGGACTTTGGCTTGGCTCAGGGAACAGCGGACACACAGATTGAGCTGTTGAAGGTGGTGAGGCAGAGGCCAACACAAAAAGGTGGAGGGTCCACGGGGAAACAAGACACCACACATCGGAGCAAAGCACAACCCAGACTCCTTCATCCCAAAACCACAGCAAGCACCACAGCCTCAACCTCACTACCTGTGCCCTCCAGGCAGTCCACGGCACGgccaccttcctcctcttcttcctcaacTACCACTACCACACCTTCCTCAGCCTCTCGGAGAGCACTAGTTAAAAAAGCACGTTCTGTCACCACCACTGTCACCACCTCCACATCTCGCACAAAGCACACAAAG gATTTGACAAGACTGAGCAAAGTGCCACGGCCGGTTTTTGGAGAGAAGAACCTCAACAGCTGCCTTCCAGCTTCCTCCACCACCAAACAGGCTGCCATTATGACAGAG cTGGTAAAACCCATCAAAACAGAGGACCCTGCCAGCAGGAGGTACTCCTCAGCCAGCCGTGGGCCTGTGGCTGTCAGGAGCCAGAGTCAGAAACCTCAGAGGATTCTACAGCAGGGCCTCACCTGTAACTGCTACATGACGGACCGCGTCTGCAACGTCTGCTTGTCCAG GAAGCAGCAGGTGGCACCCAGGGCTGGAACTCCAGGCTTCAGAGCACCAGAAGTCCTCACAAAGTGTCCCAACCAAGGGACAG CCATAGACGTGTGGTCAGCTGGTGTGATTCTGCTCTCGCTGCTCAGTGGTCGTTACCCGTTCTTCAAAGCCAGCGATGACCTGATTGCTCTCACTCAGATTATGACCATTCGAGGCTCCAGGGAGACCATACAGGCTGCCAAGTCGTTTG GTAAGGCGCTGGTGTGCTGTCGGGAGCTACCAAGGCAGGATCTCAGAACTTTGTGTGAGACACTGAGAGGACGAAGACCATCACCTGATGATGAAGTCACACCCCTCCATGGAGCAAGTAAAGACTCCGCTCAACATCCAAAGATCCCAGATGATACACCTACACATCGTCCCACTGATGGAATATCGAAGCAGCATGAAGGTGGAGTAGGTCAAACTCTCTCAAACCATCCTGAGAACTCAAGCAGCAAAGACGCTTCCACCCGCCTTGATAAACAGACCTCAGAGGTGGAGAGCAGTGAGCGGGGCTGGGACAGAGTCCCTGATGAAGCCTACAACTTGCTTGACCGGCTGCTGGACCTGAACCCCGCCACCAGGATCACAGCTGCTCAGGCACTGCAGCACTCGCTGTTCAAAGACCTGTGA